One stretch of Prunus persica cultivar Lovell chromosome G1, Prunus_persica_NCBIv2, whole genome shotgun sequence DNA includes these proteins:
- the LOC18790465 gene encoding probable potassium transporter 17 isoform X2 gives MDHPTQPDSSPVTEHEAFVVVGSATNGRLNHSRTVNGSIISPDADNNNKGKGRWETLILAYKTLGVVFGGLVTSPLYVYPSMHLKSPTEDDYLGIYSIMFWTLSLIGVVKYASIALKADDQGEGGTFALYSSLCRNMNIGMLTSRSANSSSSLSRSLLDEGTEKQSRLAKFFRKSVVARRVLLFIAMLGTCMVIGDGILTPAISVLSAMDGIRAPFPSLSSSVVEALSAVVLIILFLLQKFGTSRVSFLFSPIMGAWTLCTPLVGIYSIIHHYPSVFKAISPHYIFRFFWRNGREGWLLLGGTVLCITGSEALFADLGHFNRSSIQIAFLFTIYPSLVLTYAGQTAYLIRNPNDHDDGFFKFIPKTIYWPIFIIATLAATVASQSLISATFSVIKQSVVLDYFPRVKVVHTSASKEGEVYSPEVNYILMILCVVVILIFGDGKDIGNAFGVVVSLVMLITTILLTLVMIIIWRTPPMLVALYFCVFFVMEGVYVSAVFTKIPEGGWIPFAISFILAFIMFGWFYGRQRKLEYELTHKITLDRLGVLLSDPSVQRVPGLCFFYTNIQDGLTPTLGHYIKNMKSLHQVTMFTTLRYLLVPKVAPHERIVVKKLGLKGVYGCVIQYGYADPLNLEGDDFVSQVTNSLQAHIQNCSGLPSNPSEIQEEISDLEEARRAGVVHVRGKTRFYIGHNCGWFDRIMLAFYEVLHSNCRSALPALGVPPPQRIEVGMLYEA, from the exons ATGGATCATCCAACGCAACCAGACTCGTCGCCGGTGACAGAGCATGAGGCTTTTGTCGTCGTCGGTTCTGCCACCAATGGTCGTCTCAATCACTCTCGCACTGTGAACGGCTCTATTATTAGTCCAGATGCAGACAACAATAATAAG GGGAAGGGTAGGTGGGAGACTCTGATACTTGCATACAAGACACTGGGAGTAGTGTTTGGAGGGCTTGTCACATCCCCACTCTATGTATACCCTTCGATGCACCTCAAGTCTCCAACAGAAGATGACTATTTGGGCATCTATAGCATTATGTTCTGGACTCTCAGTCTCATTGGGGTTGTCAAGTATGCCAGCATTGCTCTCAAAGCCGATGATCAGGGCGAAG GTGGAACTTTTGCCCTGTATTCATCACTTTGCAGGAATATGAACATTGGCATGCTTACTTCAAGGTCTGCAAATTCAAGTTCAAGTCTTTCACGCTCTCTCTTGGATGAGGGCACAGAAAAACAGAGTAGGCTTGCAAAGTTTTTCAGAAAAAGTGTAGTTGCTAGAAGGGTGTTGCTTTTTATTGCTATGCTAGGCACGTGCATGGTTATTGGAGATGGTATTCTTACACCTGCAATCTCTG TTTTGTCAGCAATGGATGGAATAAGGGCGCCTTTTCCATCTCTGAGTTCCT CTGTGGTGGAAGCGCTTTCTGCAGTAGTCCTTATCATTCTGTTCTTGTTACAAAAGTTTGGTACATCTCGAGTGAGCTTCCTTTTTTCCCCCATCATGGGTGCATGGACTTTGTGTACCCCACTTGTAGGAATTTATAGCATCATACATCATTATCCAAGCGTATTTAAGGCAATATCACCACACTATATCTTCCGTTTCTTTTGGAGAAATGGAAGGGAAGGCTGGCTGTTGCTTGGTGGCACTGTCCTTTGCATCACAG GCTCCGAAGCATTGTTTGCAGATCTTGGCCATTTCAACCGAAGCTCCATTCAG ATAGCTTTCTTGTTTACAATCTATCCATCTCTGGTTCTGACATATGCGGGGCAGACAGCATACCTGATCAGGAATCCAAATGATCATGATGATGGATTCTTTAAGTTTATACCAAAAACGATCTACTGGCCTATCTTTATCATAGCCACATTGGCTGCAACAGTTGCAAGCCAATCTCTAATATCAGCCACGTTTTCTGTCATCAAGCAATCTGTAGTACTTGATTATTTCCCTCGGGTGAAGGTTGTGCACACATCCGCTAGCAAAGAAGGCGAGGTTTACTCCCCTGAAGTCAACTACATCCTCATGATTCTCTGTGTTGTTGTCATACTTATTTTTGGGGATGGAAAAGACATTGGCAACGCATTTG GTGTTGTTGTCAGTCTAGTCATGCTCATCACCACAATATTACTGACACTGGTAATGATCATAATATGGAGAACACCACCTATGCTGGTTGCTCTTTACTTCTGTGTATTCTTTGTCATGGAAGGTGTTTACGTGAGTGCAGTCTTCACTAAGATCCCTGAAGGTGGATGGATTCCTTTTGCCATATCCTTTATCCTTGCCTTCATTATGTTTGGTTGGTTTTATGGGAGACAGAGAAAATTAGAATATGAGTTGACTCACAAGATAACCTTAGACAGACTTGGTGTGCTATTATCTGACCCTAGTGTTCAAAGGGTTCCTGGATTGTGCTTCTTTTACACCAACATTCAAGATGGCCTCACTCCGACTCTTGGACACTACATTAAAAACATGAAATCCCTTCACCAGGTCACTATGTTCACTACGCTTCGATACCTATTAGTTCCTAAGGTTGCTCCTCATGAGAGGATTGTCGTAAAAAAACTTGGCCTCAAAGGGGTTTATGGGTGTGTTATTCAGTACGGCTATGCAGatcccctaaaccttgaaggAGATGATTTTGTTAGTCAAGTTACAAATAGCTTGCAGGCACATATACAAAACTGCTCAGGTCTTCCATCCAATCCTTCAGAGATCCAAGAAGAGATATCTGATTTGGAAGAAGCAAGGAGAGCAGGTGTAGTTCATGTTAGAGGAAAGACAAGGTTTTATATTGGCCATAACTGTGGCTGGTTTGATAGAATTATGCTGGCATTTTATGAAGTTCTGCACAGCAACTGTAGGTCGGCTCTGCCTGCTCTAGGGGTGCCTCCGCCGCAGCGGATTGAGGTCGGAATGCTTTATGAGGCTTGA
- the LOC18790465 gene encoding probable potassium transporter 17 isoform X1, translating into MDHPTQPDSSPVTEHEAFVVVGSATNGRLNHSRTVNGSIISPDADNNNKHGSSCKYPLIQGKGRWETLILAYKTLGVVFGGLVTSPLYVYPSMHLKSPTEDDYLGIYSIMFWTLSLIGVVKYASIALKADDQGEGGTFALYSSLCRNMNIGMLTSRSANSSSSLSRSLLDEGTEKQSRLAKFFRKSVVARRVLLFIAMLGTCMVIGDGILTPAISVLSAMDGIRAPFPSLSSSVVEALSAVVLIILFLLQKFGTSRVSFLFSPIMGAWTLCTPLVGIYSIIHHYPSVFKAISPHYIFRFFWRNGREGWLLLGGTVLCITGSEALFADLGHFNRSSIQIAFLFTIYPSLVLTYAGQTAYLIRNPNDHDDGFFKFIPKTIYWPIFIIATLAATVASQSLISATFSVIKQSVVLDYFPRVKVVHTSASKEGEVYSPEVNYILMILCVVVILIFGDGKDIGNAFGVVVSLVMLITTILLTLVMIIIWRTPPMLVALYFCVFFVMEGVYVSAVFTKIPEGGWIPFAISFILAFIMFGWFYGRQRKLEYELTHKITLDRLGVLLSDPSVQRVPGLCFFYTNIQDGLTPTLGHYIKNMKSLHQVTMFTTLRYLLVPKVAPHERIVVKKLGLKGVYGCVIQYGYADPLNLEGDDFVSQVTNSLQAHIQNCSGLPSNPSEIQEEISDLEEARRAGVVHVRGKTRFYIGHNCGWFDRIMLAFYEVLHSNCRSALPALGVPPPQRIEVGMLYEA; encoded by the exons ATGGATCATCCAACGCAACCAGACTCGTCGCCGGTGACAGAGCATGAGGCTTTTGTCGTCGTCGGTTCTGCCACCAATGGTCGTCTCAATCACTCTCGCACTGTGAACGGCTCTATTATTAGTCCAGATGCAGACAACAATAATAAG CATGGCTCTTCTTGTAAATATCCTCTGATTCAGGGGAAGGGTAGGTGGGAGACTCTGATACTTGCATACAAGACACTGGGAGTAGTGTTTGGAGGGCTTGTCACATCCCCACTCTATGTATACCCTTCGATGCACCTCAAGTCTCCAACAGAAGATGACTATTTGGGCATCTATAGCATTATGTTCTGGACTCTCAGTCTCATTGGGGTTGTCAAGTATGCCAGCATTGCTCTCAAAGCCGATGATCAGGGCGAAG GTGGAACTTTTGCCCTGTATTCATCACTTTGCAGGAATATGAACATTGGCATGCTTACTTCAAGGTCTGCAAATTCAAGTTCAAGTCTTTCACGCTCTCTCTTGGATGAGGGCACAGAAAAACAGAGTAGGCTTGCAAAGTTTTTCAGAAAAAGTGTAGTTGCTAGAAGGGTGTTGCTTTTTATTGCTATGCTAGGCACGTGCATGGTTATTGGAGATGGTATTCTTACACCTGCAATCTCTG TTTTGTCAGCAATGGATGGAATAAGGGCGCCTTTTCCATCTCTGAGTTCCT CTGTGGTGGAAGCGCTTTCTGCAGTAGTCCTTATCATTCTGTTCTTGTTACAAAAGTTTGGTACATCTCGAGTGAGCTTCCTTTTTTCCCCCATCATGGGTGCATGGACTTTGTGTACCCCACTTGTAGGAATTTATAGCATCATACATCATTATCCAAGCGTATTTAAGGCAATATCACCACACTATATCTTCCGTTTCTTTTGGAGAAATGGAAGGGAAGGCTGGCTGTTGCTTGGTGGCACTGTCCTTTGCATCACAG GCTCCGAAGCATTGTTTGCAGATCTTGGCCATTTCAACCGAAGCTCCATTCAG ATAGCTTTCTTGTTTACAATCTATCCATCTCTGGTTCTGACATATGCGGGGCAGACAGCATACCTGATCAGGAATCCAAATGATCATGATGATGGATTCTTTAAGTTTATACCAAAAACGATCTACTGGCCTATCTTTATCATAGCCACATTGGCTGCAACAGTTGCAAGCCAATCTCTAATATCAGCCACGTTTTCTGTCATCAAGCAATCTGTAGTACTTGATTATTTCCCTCGGGTGAAGGTTGTGCACACATCCGCTAGCAAAGAAGGCGAGGTTTACTCCCCTGAAGTCAACTACATCCTCATGATTCTCTGTGTTGTTGTCATACTTATTTTTGGGGATGGAAAAGACATTGGCAACGCATTTG GTGTTGTTGTCAGTCTAGTCATGCTCATCACCACAATATTACTGACACTGGTAATGATCATAATATGGAGAACACCACCTATGCTGGTTGCTCTTTACTTCTGTGTATTCTTTGTCATGGAAGGTGTTTACGTGAGTGCAGTCTTCACTAAGATCCCTGAAGGTGGATGGATTCCTTTTGCCATATCCTTTATCCTTGCCTTCATTATGTTTGGTTGGTTTTATGGGAGACAGAGAAAATTAGAATATGAGTTGACTCACAAGATAACCTTAGACAGACTTGGTGTGCTATTATCTGACCCTAGTGTTCAAAGGGTTCCTGGATTGTGCTTCTTTTACACCAACATTCAAGATGGCCTCACTCCGACTCTTGGACACTACATTAAAAACATGAAATCCCTTCACCAGGTCACTATGTTCACTACGCTTCGATACCTATTAGTTCCTAAGGTTGCTCCTCATGAGAGGATTGTCGTAAAAAAACTTGGCCTCAAAGGGGTTTATGGGTGTGTTATTCAGTACGGCTATGCAGatcccctaaaccttgaaggAGATGATTTTGTTAGTCAAGTTACAAATAGCTTGCAGGCACATATACAAAACTGCTCAGGTCTTCCATCCAATCCTTCAGAGATCCAAGAAGAGATATCTGATTTGGAAGAAGCAAGGAGAGCAGGTGTAGTTCATGTTAGAGGAAAGACAAGGTTTTATATTGGCCATAACTGTGGCTGGTTTGATAGAATTATGCTGGCATTTTATGAAGTTCTGCACAGCAACTGTAGGTCGGCTCTGCCTGCTCTAGGGGTGCCTCCGCCGCAGCGGATTGAGGTCGGAATGCTTTATGAGGCTTGA